A genomic window from Candidatus Glassbacteria bacterium includes:
- a CDS encoding tetratricopeptide repeat protein — protein MYRGIIKKYIPAALVAAAMALIPPPAANAAVPPQQEYWQLLVSRYQASSENYAEPLLEEFVVFRALYPRTVHGDSLAWMSGTLYEHRKNKPLALASYLKLLYVYPQSPLIRQAQERLDPLASSRRRGITALFADDKLEVLQDYVLRILERGVETEGGERGYFDFLLLLADASVKDLASYLVDQGRHYLYRAGYSWRADRVCVIIGDMQQLQKKWRSALLAYRSAAIVDPFGEAVGLALLRAGEVYLGPLKNYEMARTTLGEVVERYPAAMDAARASLLLAEVDLAEKSYEQAIVQLEDTAVRFPYPEIRIEAWEKAAWVYLKHLEDPQKAAAFYERIVQEHPEQTRSAEALIHLGKLHEERTGDMARAVQAYRKLAELFPENPLAPRYLYRAGELAEDKLKDSELAAEIYSQAAAGYPESDEGKKARKKLN, from the coding sequence ATGTACAGGGGAATTATTAAAAAATATATACCGGCCGCTCTCGTGGCCGCCGCCATGGCGCTGATTCCACCTCCCGCGGCGAATGCGGCGGTGCCGCCCCAGCAGGAATACTGGCAGCTGCTTGTCAGCAGGTACCAGGCATCGAGTGAAAATTACGCCGAGCCGCTGCTCGAAGAGTTCGTCGTTTTCCGGGCGCTTTATCCTCGGACAGTGCACGGCGACAGCCTGGCCTGGATGTCCGGAACGCTGTACGAACACCGCAAAAACAAACCCCTTGCGCTTGCCAGCTATTTGAAGCTGCTGTATGTTTATCCGCAAAGCCCGCTTATCCGGCAGGCGCAAGAACGTCTCGATCCCCTGGCTTCCAGCAGGCGGCGCGGGATTACCGCGCTGTTTGCCGACGACAAGCTGGAAGTCCTCCAGGATTACGTACTGAGAATCCTGGAGCGCGGAGTGGAAACCGAGGGTGGTGAACGGGGATATTTCGACTTCCTGCTGCTGCTGGCCGATGCGAGTGTAAAGGACCTGGCTTCCTACCTGGTCGACCAGGGACGCCACTACCTCTACCGGGCCGGCTACTCCTGGCGCGCCGACAGGGTTTGCGTGATTATCGGTGACATGCAGCAGCTACAGAAAAAATGGCGCTCGGCGCTGCTGGCCTACCGCTCGGCGGCGATTGTCGATCCGTTCGGCGAAGCGGTGGGGCTGGCGCTGCTGCGCGCCGGCGAGGTCTACCTGGGGCCGCTGAAGAACTACGAGATGGCCCGCACTACGCTGGGAGAGGTTGTGGAGCGGTACCCGGCCGCGATGGATGCGGCGCGCGCCTCGCTGCTGCTGGCCGAGGTCGACCTGGCCGAGAAAAGTTACGAGCAGGCGATTGTGCAGCTCGAAGACACCGCCGTCCGCTTTCCGTACCCCGAGATCCGGATCGAGGCCTGGGAGAAAGCCGCGTGGGTCTATCTGAAGCATCTGGAGGACCCGCAGAAAGCAGCCGCTTTCTACGAACGGATCGTGCAGGAACACCCGGAGCAGACCCGCTCGGCAGAGGCGCTGATCCACCTCGGCAAGCTCCACGAGGAACGCACCGGCGACATGGCCCGGGCCGTCCAGGCCTACCGCAAGCTGGCCGAACTGTTCCCGGAAAACCCGCTGGCGCCGCGCTACCTGTACCGGGCGGGCGAACTGGCCGAGGACAAGCTGAAAGACAGTGAACTGGCCGCGGAAATTTACAGCCAGGCGGCCGCCGGTTACCCGGAGTCCGACGAGGGCAAGAAGGCAAGAAAGAAATTGAACTGA
- a CDS encoding PadR family transcriptional regulator, which yields MLNMIFLPIRPEKDVSTADASSVEGNSDMSRFKASGEITRTVILGTLASGQLHGYEIKKRIMETLGESADINFGSIYYGLKSLTDNGLVDHIRDEPGKGSPERSIYRITAKGRKALAELVENCISERRVPLQALEAGLNFMDRLARDKLKSILRERYENLNGIYEEELAQEQDGGMGDAARIIREYRLYQLGAEVHWLKNVLPTL from the coding sequence ATGTTAAATATGATATTTTTACCAATCCGGCCAGAAAAAGATGTTTCCACGGCTGATGCTTCCAGTGTGGAGGGGAATTCGGATATGTCCAGGTTCAAGGCAAGCGGAGAGATCACCAGAACGGTAATCCTCGGTACGCTTGCCTCCGGCCAGCTGCACGGTTATGAAATCAAGAAGCGGATCATGGAAACGCTTGGCGAAAGCGCGGATATCAATTTTGGCTCGATTTACTACGGTCTCAAAAGCCTGACAGACAACGGTCTGGTAGATCATATCCGCGATGAGCCGGGCAAGGGCAGCCCCGAGCGCTCGATCTACAGGATAACCGCCAAAGGACGGAAAGCGCTGGCTGAACTCGTGGAAAATTGCATCTCCGAGCGCAGGGTACCGCTCCAGGCGCTGGAGGCGGGCCTGAATTTCATGGACCGGCTGGCGCGCGACAAGTTGAAAAGCATCCTGCGGGAGCGCTATGAAAACTTGAACGGTATCTACGAGGAAGAGCTGGCGCAGGAACAGGACGGCGGCATGGGCGATGCGGCCAGGATTATCAGGGAATACCGCCTGTACCAGCTCGGCGCAGAGGTCCACTGGCTGAAAAACGTGCTGCCGACGCTCTAG